Genomic segment of Deltaproteobacteria bacterium:
GGAACACCCAAATTTCTATTATTTATATCATAATTATTGAGGAAATAAAATCAATGATAACGAATTGAAATATTGCATATTCGTTGAGGGTGGCGCTTTGTGGATAACAGGAAGAAAGACATTTTAGACACGTACGCTTAAACCGGATGAACCAAAAAAATCTACACATAATGTCATTACGAGGAGCAGAGTTTAAGACCTTGTCCCTTGAACCTCTATTCCTCATCCTCCGGGGTTTCCCCGGGGGGCGACCGATGTGTCTCAGGGGAAACCGGTTCTGCACTGATCAATTTCATGCGTAACGAATACTCCCGAAACCCGAAACCGGTCAGCTCCACCATTGCGGGAATCCTGTCCCGTACTGAAAAGGCTCTAATTTGCCTCAACAGTTCATAGTTACTGCTATATGTTTCGATCTCCCATGTATTATCCCGATGAACAACCACATCCTCAATCCTGTCCTCGTTTCCATAATATCTGCAGACAGTTGATCCGTCTTCACGCACACCGGCATCCGAGAGCCGCCCATCGGGGGCAAGAAAAATGAGACGGACATCCTCCATCATGCGCCCGGCAAATTGCTCTGTATTAAACGGCGGCACCGACCGATTCACACTCACCTTTTTTTCATACCGGGCATCAAACAGAACAAACCCCTCGATGGTCATGATCACACTGTGGATTGTTGCAGATGCCGGTTCAAAGACGGTAACACCCACAACCGTTCCCGTCCTACGGCCGGACAATTCCACCTCAATAGCATGAACGAAGCGATAGGGAATATCGAGAAACGGCCGCCGGCACTGCTGTATGGTGTCCTGCAACGCCTCCGGATCCACAGGTTTGATGACAGGGAGACGACTGCATGATACGAGGAAAGCCGTCAGTATTAATATAAAGAACCAGCGTCCATGCAATATGGAAGTTTTCATCCCACTTCCCGGAATAACGTTTCAGAGATTTTCCCGTTAATCTGCACATCGGTAAATTCGAAGAGAGTAAAACTCCCTTCACTTTCAAGAATCTTAACAGATTTGATAACACCCGGCCTGTCAGGTGAAAGGTTTATCACAATACGTGATATCATGGTCGAAAGCCCTTTTTCCTTCGGCGTAAGGATAATTGTAGGTCCCTTTCCCCTTTTTATGGTCGCCGAAAAATGCTCATTTCCGGTGAACTGTCCCCTGCTCCACCGGCTGATCTCCTGAAGGACGATTTGCATCGACTCAAGGGACCCGCCCGAATCTTCGACAAACCCTCTGCTGCCCATGGTATATCGTTTGATATCTCCCTTGCGCATAAGCAGAACGCTTCTCACGGGAGACGTGTATTCCCATCTGACAGAATCGGGCGCCTGAAAATAGAAACGTCCCTTTGAAACAAGTGGTTTGGTAAGAATCTGCATGTGTTTTTCCTGAGAGAAATGAGCGGTGACCGATTTTATCTTCGCCGATTCTCTCTCGATATCATCCCATTTGTCCACCCATCCCAGCATAACGGCGGAGGAAAGAAGTATTCCGATGAGGAATAACCCTCTTTTTATACTGCCTTCTTTCGTCATGAAATCCATTAAAACATACCGCCATTGACGGAAATGACCTGTCCCGTGATATAAGAGGCGTCGTCGGAACACAGGAAACGGACAACCTTTGCGACTTCCTCCGGCCTTCCGATTCTCGCCATGGGGATGATTTCCTTAATTTTATCCAAAGGAAAAGGCGCCCCTTTAATCATTTCCGTATCGATCAGGCCCGGCGCAACCACATTGACCCGTACACCCAACCTTGCCACCTCGGATGCCAGGGCGCGGCTGGCGCCAATCAATCCGGCCTTTGCCGCAGCATAATTTGCCTGGCCCCTGTTCCCGATGAGTGCTGACACAGACGAAATAGAGACAACGGACCCCTTACGATTTCGGACCATTGTTTTTATGACCGGTTTCGTCACGTTATAAAAGCCCTTTAGAGTCGTTTGAATCACCGTATCCCAGTCTGCTTCCGGCATCATCATAAACAGGCCGTCAGCGGTAACCCCGGCATTATTGACAAGAACCCGAATGTTTTTATTCTGCGAGATGATTTCTTCCATTCCCCTTGCAGCATCTTTTGAATCGGCTACATCAAACCGGATCTTCTCCCCAAGGCCTCCCTTCGATCGAATGATTTCCAGTGTTTCCTCGGCCAACTGATCGTTTGATTTATATGTGATGAAGACCTTGTATCCTGCCTCAG
This window contains:
- a CDS encoding outer membrane lipoprotein carrier protein LolA, yielding MDFMTKEGSIKRGLFLIGILLSSAVMLGWVDKWDDIERESAKIKSVTAHFSQEKHMQILTKPLVSKGRFYFQAPDSVRWEYTSPVRSVLLMRKGDIKRYTMGSRGFVEDSGGSLESMQIVLQEISRWSRGQFTGNEHFSATIKRGKGPTIILTPKEKGLSTMISRIVINLSPDRPGVIKSVKILESEGSFTLFEFTDVQINGKISETLFREVG
- the fabG gene encoding 3-oxoacyl-ACP reductase FabG, with product MSEEQVALVTGGSRGIGRAIAVEMSEAGYKVFITYKSNDQLAEETLEIIRSKGGLGEKIRFDVADSKDAARGMEEIISQNKNIRVLVNNAGVTADGLFMMMPEADWDTVIQTTLKGFYNVTKPVIKTMVRNRKGSVVSISSVSALIGNRGQANYAAAKAGLIGASRALASEVARLGVRVNVVAPGLIDTEMIKGAPFPLDKIKEIIPMARIGRPEEVAKVVRFLCSDDASYITGQVISVNGGMF